A single genomic interval of Lathyrus oleraceus cultivar Zhongwan6 chromosome 7, CAAS_Psat_ZW6_1.0, whole genome shotgun sequence harbors:
- the LOC127106308 gene encoding probable sugar phosphate/phosphate translocator At3g11320, with the protein MTQVMKNSIPWPTIMVVISWYTSNIGVLLMNKYLLTNYGYKYPVFLTMCHMMLCSVFSYVGISVLDIVPLQSVQSKNQLLKICGLSVVFCFSVVCGNVSLNYIPVSFNQAIGATTPFFTAVFAYAVSRKREAWVTYCTLLPVVAGVIIASGSEPSFHLFGFIICVASTAARAFKSVLQSILLSSEGEKLNSMNLLLYMAPIAMLVLLPATLLMEGNVIRITIELAGEDFRIIWYLLLSSSLAYFVNLTNFLVTKYTSALTLQVLGNAKGAVAVVISILIFQNPISMIGMLGYVLTIIGVILYSETKKRYT; encoded by the exons ATGACCCAGGTGATGAAAAACTCAATCCCATGGCCAACAATCATGGTAGTGATTTCTTGGTACACTTCAAATATTGGGGTTCTTCTTATGAACAAGTACTTGTTAACCAACTATGGTTACAAGTACCCTGTTTTTCTCACCATGTGTCACATGATGTTGTGTTCTGTTTTCAGCTACGTTGGAATTTCGGTTTTGGATATTGTACCTTTGCAAAGTGTTCAATCCAAGAATCAGTTGCTCAAAATCTGTGGATTAAGTGTTGTTTTTTGTTTCTCTGTGGTTTGTGGGAACGTGTCGCTTAATTATATTCCAGTGTCGTTTAATCAGGCTATTGGAGCTACGACACCTTTTTTCACTGCCGTTTTTGCTTATGCTGTGAGTAGAAAAAGAGAAGCTTGGGTTACTTATTGTACCCTTTTGCCTGTTGTGGCTGGTGTCATCATTGCTAGTGGG AGTGAACCAAGTTTTCATCTATTTGGATTTATAATCTGTGTTGCATCAACTGCTGCAAGAGCATTTAAATCAGTGCTTCAATCTATTTTGTTGTCCTCGGAAGG AGAAAAGTTGAATTCAATGAACCTGCTACTCTATATGGCACCTATAGCAATGTTGGTGTTACTTCCTGCAACATTGTTGATGGAGGGAAACGTGATTCGGATCACAATAGAGCTTGCTGGAGAGGATTTCAGAATCATTTGGTATCTTCTTTTGAGTTCATCTCTTGCATATTTTGTGAACCTCACTAATTTTTTGGTGACCAAATATACAAGTGCACTCACCCTTCAG GTATTAGGAAATGCAAAGGGGGCAGTTGCTGTGGTGATCTCAATTTTGATATTTCAAAATCCTATTTCAATGATAGGAATGCTTGGATATGTACTTACTATCATAGGAGTTATATTGTATAGTGAAACCAAGAAGAGATATACTTAG
- the LOC127105014 gene encoding GDP-mannose transporter GONST3 has product MKKLNMNENDGVIENWYTSIAHQISVYGVAAGYCLSASLLSIINKWAVMKFPYPGALTALQYFTSAAGVLLCGWLKLVEHDKLNLITMWRFLPAAVIFYLSLFTNSELLLHANVDTFIVFRSAVPIFVAVGESMFLHRPWPSLKTWASLGTIFAGSLLYVATDYQFTLAAYTWAVAYLVSMTIDFVYIKHVINTIELNTWGLVLYNNIEALMLFPLELFIMDEFKKIQHEMNDESDWKSFEVILPVALSCLFGVAISFFGFSCRRAISATGFTVVGIVNKLLTVMVNLVIWDKHSTWVGTLGLLICMVGGVLYQRSTSKPKESDQKNHLDVDVEAKL; this is encoded by the coding sequence atgaagaAATTGAACATGAATGAGAATGATGGTGTTATTGAAAATTGGTACACTTCAATTGCTCATCAAATTTCAGTCTATGGTGTTGCTGCTGGCTACTGTTTATCTGCATCTTTACTGTCAATCATCAACAAATGGGCTGTCATGAAATTCCCTTATCCGGGAGCCCTCACCGCTTTGCAGTACTTCACCAGTGCTGCCGGAGTTTTACTCTGTGGTTGGCTTAAGCTTGTCGAACACGACAAGCTTAATCTGATCACAATGTGGCGGTTTTTACCCGCCGCTGTGATATTTTACCTATCTCTTTTTACAAACAGTGAACTGCTTTTACATGCCAATGTAGACACTTTCATTGTCTTCCGATCGGCCGTTCCGATCTTCGTCGCAGTCGGGGAGTCCATGTTTTTGCATCGGCCATGGCCGTCTTTGAAAACATGGGCTTCCTTGGGTACAATTTTCGCCGGAAGTCTGCTTTACGTTGCAACCGATTATCAGTTTACGTTGGCGGCTTATACGTGGGCGGTGGCGTATTTGGTTAGCATGACGATAGATTTCGTTTACATAAAGCATGTGATTAACACCATCGAATTGAACACTTGGGGTCTCGTGTTGTACAACAACATTGAAGCTCTTATGCTTTTTCCATTGGAGTTGTTCATAATGGACGAGTTCAAGAAGATACAacatgagatgaatgatgagtcTGATTGGAAGTCTTTCGAGGTGATTTTGCCGGTGGCGCTGTCGTGTTTGTTCGGTGTTGCGATCTCTTTCTTTGGATTTTCGTGCCGGAGGGCTATCTCTGCAACTGGGTTTACTGTTGTTGGTATAGTGAACAAGTTGTTGACAGTTATGGTGAATTTGGTTATATGGGATAAGCACTCGACGTGGGTTGGTACATTAGGTCTTTTGATTTGTATGGTAGGTGGGGTTTTGTATCAGCGATCAACAAGTAAACCGAAAGAATCAGATCAAAAGAATCATCTTGATGTTGATGTAGAAGCCAAGCTTTaa
- the LOC127105209 gene encoding GDP-mannose transporter GONST3 has translation MSKDNNPTSNNLNFQKGVNVNVNVMNENDGVVGNWYSSIVHQVSIYGVAAGYCLSASLLSIINKWAVMKFPYPGALTALQYFTSAAGVFLCGWLKLVEHDKLDLMTMWRFLPAAVIFYLSLFTNSELLLHANVDTFIVFRSAVPIFVAVGESMFLHRPWPSLKTWASLGTIFAGSVLYVATDYQFTFAAYMWAVAYLVSMTIDFVYIKHVVTTIELNTWGLVLYNNIEALMLFPLELLIMGELKKIKHEISDESDWHSFSVVLPVALSCLFGLAISFFGFSCRRAISATGFTVLGIVNKLLTVMINLVIWDKHSTWVGTVGLLVCMLGGVLYQQSTSKPKDVNQVTAQENEEEQLKLLEMQGNSETNITDIEDNKSREGN, from the coding sequence ATGTCAAAAGATAATAATCCTACTAGTAATAACTTGAATTTTCAAAAAGGGGTTAATGTGAATGTGAATGTGATGAATGAGAATGATGGTGTTGTTGGAAATTGGTATAGTTCAATTGTTCATCAAGTTTCAATCTATGGTGTTGCTGCTGGTTACTGTTTATCTGCGTCTTTACTGTCAATTATCAACAAATGGGCTGTCATGAAATTCCCTTACCCGGGAGCTCTTACCGCTTTACAGTACTTCACTAGTGCTGCCGGGGTATTTCTCTGTGGATGGCTTAAGCTTGTCGAACACGACAAGCTTGATCTGATGACGATGTGGCGGTTTTTACCGGCTGCTGTGATTTTCTATCTGTCTCTTTTTACCAACAGTGAGTTGTTGTTGCATGCCAATGTGGATACTTTCATTGTGTTCCGATCGGCTGTTCCGATTTTCGTTGCGGTAGGGGAGTCAATGTTTTTGCATCGGCCGTGGCCGTCTTTGAAAACATGGGCTTCGTTGGGTACGATATTCGCGGGAAGTGTGCTTTATGTTGCGACTGATTATCAGTTTACGTTTGCGGCTTATATGTGGGCGGTGGCGTATTTGGTTAGTATGACGATAGATTTTGTTTACATAAAGCATGTGGTTACGACGATTGAGTTGAACACTTGGGGTCTTGTGTTGTACAATAATATTGAGGCTCTTATGCTTTTTCCGTTGGAGTTGTTGATAATGGGTGAGTTGAAGAAGATAAAACATGAGATCAGTGATGAGTCTGATTGGCACTCGTTTTCGGTGGTTTTGCCTGTTGCACTGTCGTGCTTGTTCGGTCTTGCAATCTCTTTCTTTGGATTTTCGTGCCGCAGGGCTATTTCTGCAACTGGATTTACCGTTCTTGGTATAGTGAACAAGTTGTTGACTGTTATGATTAATTTGGTGATATGGGATAAGCACTCAACATGGGTCGGTACAGTGGGTCTTTTGGTCTGTATGCTAGGCGGGGTTCTGTATCAGCAATCAACAAGTAAACCGAAAGATGTAAATCAGGTAACTGCACAAGAAAACGAGGAGGAACAACTAAAGTTGCTTGAAATGCAAGGCAATTCTGAGACCAACATTACTGATATCGAAGATAATAAATCAAGGGAGGGAAATTGA